Below is a window of Candidatus Acidiferrales bacterium DNA.
CACCGGGCATGTGCAGAACGAGCGAACCGTGGCAGAATTGGAACGCATTTAGACAAGCAAATTTGGCAAATTTCGCGGGGACGAATTGAAGAGGCGTTTTTACCAACTGGATGTGTTCACGACGAAGCCGTTCGCAGGAAATCCACTGGCGGTTGTCACGGACGGCGATGGACTGACCGCACGGCAAATGCAGGCCGTGGCGCGCGAAATGAATCTCGCGGAAACAGTTTTCGTGCAGCGGCCGACGAACAATCGCGCTCTGGCGCGATTGCGAATCTTCACGACCACTCGCGAATTGCCGCTCGCCGGGCATCCGGTGGTTGGAACGTGGTTTCTCCTCGCGGAGCTGGGTGTGGTCCCTGCGTCGGAAGGAGAAGTGCTGATCCAGCAGCAAACCGGCGCGGGAATTTTGCCAGTCGAGATTTCGTTCCACGACGGCCGCCCCGCGCGCGTCACCATGACGCAGAAGGATGCGAAATTCAAGTCGTTGAAAATTTCGCGCGACGCTCTTGCCGAAACGCTGGGGTTGAAGCGGGAAGACATTGATCCCGAATTACCGATTGAAGCTGTCTCGACGGGAATTTTCAATCTAATGGTGCCGCTATCGGGCAGAGCGGCGCTCGGGCGCATCCGGCTGAACATGCACGCACTGTTTCGCGTGCTCGACGGCAACTGCACGATGGCTTATTGCTTTGCACTGGGCAAGCGTGGAAAAGCGTTCACCCGCGGCATGTTGCCATGGGAAATCGTCGAGGATCCGGCGACAGGCTCGGCCGGCGGATCGCTTGGCGCATATCTGGTGCAGCATGGGAAGCTGAAGCCGGGTGAAGAACTGTCGATTACGCAGGGCGTTGAAATGGGCCGGCCCAGTGAGATTCATGTGCGAGTCACAAGTAAGAAAGGCCGCTTGGTGCCGTACGTGAGCGGGTCAGCCGTGAGAATTCTCGAAGGTCACATCGAAATCTAGGGACGCGATTTCGGCTGCGAAAAAGCGACAGGGCCGGTCCAAAGCGAGCCGGCCCTTTTCATGTCTCTCGCGTTCTCGTGCGCTTATTGTCAGCGGCCGCGGCGATCGCGCCATAGCTCGCGTCGGTCCTGGCGAATATCACGGTTCATGGCGTAGCGCTGGCGGAAATCGCGGCGCATGTCACGTCGAATCGCGCGCGATTCCGGGCTGCGCGCGCCAAATCTGCGGTTCGAACGCCGCAACTGACGAAAATCGCGCCGAACGTCGCGGTTCATCGTGCGGCGTTCACGCAAGTCCTGCCGCAAATCCCGGCGGTCGTTCGGAAAATTCCGATAGGTGTCATAGCGCGGGGCTGCATTCGCCTGTTGAACTAAACCTCCCATGGCAAAAAGGCTCCCGCACGCAACAGCAAGAAAGCTTTGACGAATGATCTTGGCGAAATTCATGTGCGGCCTCCTGACGACCTGCCTCGAATCCTTTGCTGGCCAGGAAATAGAACACAAACCCCAGCGGGAAGTTGCGGCTTTGCGAACTAGCTCTTTTCAAAAGATTTGGAGGCGGCGTCGAGAACGCCATTCAGGAAGGGCACAGAGTCAGTCGTAGAGAACTTCTTGGCAAGCTCCAAAGCCTCGTCGATGACAACCTTCACGGGCGCAGTACCAGAGCGAAGTTCATAGATGGCTAGATGGAGAATGCTGCGGTCGATTTCGGGCATGCGCTCGAGTCGCCAATTCTTGGAAAGATCGGCGATCAATTTATCGGCCGACTCCTTCTGTGCGGCCGCGCCTTCAAAGAGCTGATTCGCAAAGCGGCGAGTGGATTCCGCGCCGCGGGCGGATTTCCAATACAAAGCTTCGACTTGAGCCGGCGTCAGGCGGTTCATATTCCACTGAAAGAGCATTTGCAGAGCGCATTCGCGAGACTTGCGGCGAAGGGTCATGACTAGTGGCGACGTCGAGGGCTCGATTTACGCGGGCGAGACCTACCATGGGCCGTCGACCTGACAGTGGATTTAGCCGCAAGTTTGCGCGAGAGATTGGCGATTTCGATAGCAGTGAGTCCGGCGTCGAAGCCTTTATTGCCGCTCTTCAGGCCCGCACGGTCAATTGCCTGCTCAAGCGTGTCGCAGGTGAGAACACAAAAGACCATCGGCACACCGGTATCAAGTTGGGTGAGTTGCACGCCGCGCGCGACCTCATTGCAGACGTAATCAAAGTGCGCCGTAGTGCCGCGAATCACGCAACCGATGCAAATGATGGCGTCACAGCGGCCCGTTTGCGCGAGTTTTTTTGCAGCAATGGGAATTTCGAGAGAACCCGGCACGCGAACGAGCTCGATTTGCTTTTCCGTGGCACCGGAGCGTTCGAGGGCGTCAAGCGCGGCAGCGAGAAGACGATCCGTAATGAATTGATTGAAGCGGCTGGCGACGATTCCGAAATGCAGCCCCGCGGCGGAAAGCTCTCCCGTGATAGGTTTGGGATGGAGATTGCTTGCGGCCTTCTCTTCTTTTCGCGTCGAATTTTCCGCGCTGTCTTTTGCCATGACCTCTTCCAAGCGGACTATTTCCCTTTGAATTGTGCCGGGCGCTTTTCGAGAAATGCGCGCGTGCCTTCGCGCATGTCCTCGGTAGCGCAGCAAAGACCGAAAAGCGTCGCTTCAAGGAACAGGCCTTCCTCCTGCGACATCTCCATGCCATGCTCGACGGCTTCCATCGCGAAACGTACGGCGAGCGGTGCATTGGCAATGATTTTCTTGGCGATGGATTCTGCTGTGGGAATCAGTTCCGCCAAATCGACCACGCGATTCACGAGCCCGATGCGCAGCGCCTCATCGGCGGAAATCATTTCGCCGCCAAGGATCATTTCGTGGGCCACGCCTTTGCCGCACAGGCGCGCAAGCCTCTGCGAGCCTCCATAGCCAGGCATAATGCCGAGTTTGACTTCCGGCTGGCCGAGACGCGCGTTCTTGCTCGCAATGCGCATGGTGCAAGCCAGCGCGAGTTCACAGCCGCCGCCGAGCGCAAACCCATTGATGGCCGCAATCGAAGGCTTACCCATGGTTTCGAGCTGATGCAGCACAGATTGCCCAGCGAGCGCATGGTCCTTGCCATCGACGGCCGTCCGCACGGCGAGCTCGTTGATATCCGCTCCGGCGATAAACGATTTTTCGCCCGCGCCGGTGATGATGAGGACGCGGACGGACGAATCTTCGTGCGCGCGGCCGAGAATCGCGCTGAACTCATTCATCGTCGGCGTATTCAGCGCGTTCAAGACCTTAGGGCGATTGAACGTGACATACGCGATGGAATCCTTCACTTCGTAGAGCAGATTTTCGTAGGTCATGCGATAGGCTCCGTCTGGCAAATTCGCATCAGGTCAGTTGCATTGCGCGCGGTTTGGCCGCGTCGGAATAATCGTAGAACCCACGGCCGGCCTTGCGTCCATTCCACCCTGCAAGAACCATGCGCTTGAGCAGCGCAGGCGGTGCGAAACGCTGCTCCTTGAACTCGTCGAACATGATGTTGGCGATGTAATAGGTCGTGTCGTTGCCGACGAAATCCAGAAGTGTGAGCGGACCCATCGGATAGCCGCAGCCGAGTTTCATGGAATTATCGATGTCTTCGACAGACGCGACTCCTTGCTCGAGAACGCGAATGGCGTCGAGGAGATACGGGACCAGCAGGCGATTGACAATAAAACCCGTGCGATCGGATGTGCGGACAGGCACTTTACCAACGCGGCCGGCGAACGCCACGGCATCATCAAAAACTTTCGGGTCCGTGGCGATCGTGCGAATCACTTCCACGAGCTTCATCAGCGGGACAGGATTAAAAAAATGCAGGCCGATGAAGCGGTCGGGGCGGGCGGTGAAAAAGGCCATCTCGGTGATGGAAAGCGAAGAAGTGTTGCTGGCGAAAATCGTGTGCTTGGGGCAGATTTTGTCGAGCGCAGCGTAAAGTTCACGCTTATCCGGCAATTGCTCGATGATGGCTTCGACGACGAGGTCGGAGTCCTTCAAATCTTCGAGTTTCGTTGTCCCGCGAAGGCGTGCGCGCGCGGCGTCGCGATCCGCAGCGGAAAGAGTTCCCTTCTCGACGAATTTCGCGAGGCTCTTTTCAATCGAGGCGATGCCTTTGCTCAGGCGCTCTTCGCTGACCTCACGAACAACGACTGAGCAGCCCGCCTGCGCAGCGATCTGTGCAATTCCAGAGCCCATCAATCCGCAACCGACGACTCCGACTTTTTCAATAGCCATTCCGTTCTCCTATATGAGTATGGAATCGATAAATCATGAATGCTACGCCATGGACTCGACGATCACGGCGATGCCTTGCCCGCCGCCGATGCATGCGGTCGAGAGCCCGTAACGCTGATTGCGGCGGCGCAGCTCCAAAAGCAGCGTGAGAATCATGCGCGTGCCTGTCGCGCCCAGCGGATGGCCGAGGGCGATCGCGCCGCCATTCACGTTGGTCTTATCACGATTCAGGCCCAGGGCTTTTTCGACGGCAAGATATTGTGGCGCGAAGGCTTCGTTCACTTCGATCAGATCGATTTGTTCGAGCTTAAGGCCTGCAAGCGCCAGCGCCTTCTTGCTCGAAGGCACGGGGCCAATGCCCATGATTCGCGGTTCGACGCCAGCGGTTGCCCACGAAACGATGCGGCCGAGGGGCTTCCAGCCACGCTGCTTGGCGACAGATTCTTTGGTCATCACGACCGCCGCTGCGCCATCAACGATGCCGCTCGCGTTGCCCGCAGTGACGATTCCATCCTTGCGGAACGCGGCGGGAAGCGCAGTGAGACTTTCCATGGTCGTGTCCGGACGGCGATGATCATCCTGAGAAAAAAGATGAGCTTTCTTGCCCTTGCCGACTTCGACGGGAATGATTTCTTCGCTCATACGGCATGCTTTGTAAGCAGCTTCAGCCGTTTGCTGGCTGCGGAGCGCGTATTCGTCGGCTTCC
It encodes the following:
- a CDS encoding PhzF family phenazine biosynthesis protein, yielding MKRRFYQLDVFTTKPFAGNPLAVVTDGDGLTARQMQAVAREMNLAETVFVQRPTNNRALARLRIFTTTRELPLAGHPVVGTWFLLAELGVVPASEGEVLIQQQTGAGILPVEISFHDGRPARVTMTQKDAKFKSLKISRDALAETLGLKREDIDPELPIEAVSTGIFNLMVPLSGRAALGRIRLNMHALFRVLDGNCTMAYCFALGKRGKAFTRGMLPWEIVEDPATGSAGGSLGAYLVQHGKLKPGEELSITQGVEMGRPSEIHVRVTSKKGRLVPYVSGSAVRILEGHIEI
- the nusB gene encoding transcription antitermination factor NusB — protein: MTLRRKSRECALQMLFQWNMNRLTPAQVEALYWKSARGAESTRRFANQLFEGAAAQKESADKLIADLSKNWRLERMPEIDRSILHLAIYELRSGTAPVKVVIDEALELAKKFSTTDSVPFLNGVLDAASKSFEKS
- the ribH gene encoding 6,7-dimethyl-8-ribityllumazine synthase — its product is MAKDSAENSTRKEEKAASNLHPKPITGELSAAGLHFGIVASRFNQFITDRLLAAALDALERSGATEKQIELVRVPGSLEIPIAAKKLAQTGRCDAIICIGCVIRGTTAHFDYVCNEVARGVQLTQLDTGVPMVFCVLTCDTLEQAIDRAGLKSGNKGFDAGLTAIEIANLSRKLAAKSTVRSTAHGRSRPRKSSPRRRH
- a CDS encoding enoyl-CoA hydratase-related protein, with protein sequence MTYENLLYEVKDSIAYVTFNRPKVLNALNTPTMNEFSAILGRAHEDSSVRVLIITGAGEKSFIAGADINELAVRTAVDGKDHALAGQSVLHQLETMGKPSIAAINGFALGGGCELALACTMRIASKNARLGQPEVKLGIMPGYGGSQRLARLCGKGVAHEMILGGEMISADEALRIGLVNRVVDLAELIPTAESIAKKIIANAPLAVRFAMEAVEHGMEMSQEEGLFLEATLFGLCCATEDMREGTRAFLEKRPAQFKGK
- a CDS encoding 3-hydroxybutyryl-CoA dehydrogenase — protein: MAIEKVGVVGCGLMGSGIAQIAAQAGCSVVVREVSEERLSKGIASIEKSLAKFVEKGTLSAADRDAARARLRGTTKLEDLKDSDLVVEAIIEQLPDKRELYAALDKICPKHTIFASNTSSLSITEMAFFTARPDRFIGLHFFNPVPLMKLVEVIRTIATDPKVFDDAVAFAGRVGKVPVRTSDRTGFIVNRLLVPYLLDAIRVLEQGVASVEDIDNSMKLGCGYPMGPLTLLDFVGNDTTYYIANIMFDEFKEQRFAPPALLKRMVLAGWNGRKAGRGFYDYSDAAKPRAMQLT
- a CDS encoding acetyl-CoA C-acetyltransferase, encoding MFPTDVVILAGARTPMARYNGEFANISAIDLGAIASKEAVKRSGVDPGEIEHVVFGNVQQSSSDAHYGARHVGLKAGLKVETPAITVNRLCGSGMESISQAAQRILLGECQTVLAGGMENMTQVPHVIRGARSGFRLGEGKLEDALMAGLLDPISGCTMSDTAENLAVEYKITRKEADEYALRSQQTAEAAYKACRMSEEIIPVEVGKGKKAHLFSQDDHRRPDTTMESLTALPAAFRKDGIVTAGNASGIVDGAAAVVMTKESVAKQRGWKPLGRIVSWATAGVEPRIMGIGPVPSSKKALALAGLKLEQIDLIEVNEAFAPQYLAVEKALGLNRDKTNVNGGAIALGHPLGATGTRMILTLLLELRRRNQRYGLSTACIGGGQGIAVIVESMA